Proteins co-encoded in one Streptomyces sp. NBC_01283 genomic window:
- the cpt gene encoding chloramphenicol phosphotransferase CPT: MTTQVIVLNGGSSSGKSGIVRCLQAVLPDPWLAFGCDTLVDAMPASMRTASEGIEFAADGEVTVGPEFRTLEAAWIEGIAAMARAGARVVVDEVFLGGAASQARWQKALGDLGVLWVGVRCDSAVAAGRETARGDRIAGMAASQAEMVHRGVLYDMEVDTTRTESLECARAIAAHVD; this comes from the coding sequence GTGACGACTCAAGTGATCGTTCTCAACGGCGGGTCCAGCTCCGGGAAGTCCGGCATCGTGCGGTGCCTGCAGGCGGTGCTGCCGGATCCGTGGCTGGCCTTCGGCTGCGACACGCTGGTCGACGCGATGCCCGCGTCCATGCGGACCGCGTCGGAGGGAATCGAGTTCGCCGCGGACGGCGAGGTCACCGTCGGCCCCGAATTCCGGACGCTGGAAGCGGCGTGGATCGAGGGGATCGCGGCGATGGCCCGTGCCGGAGCCCGGGTCGTGGTCGACGAGGTCTTCCTCGGCGGTGCGGCGTCCCAGGCCCGGTGGCAGAAGGCACTCGGTGATCTGGGGGTGCTGTGGGTCGGCGTCCGCTGTGACAGCGCGGTCGCCGCGGGCCGGGAGACGGCGCGGGGCGACCGGATCGCAGGGATGGCCGCCTCCCAGGCCGAGATGGTCCACCGCGGCGTGCTCTACGACATGGAAGTGGACACGACGCGCACCGAATCCCTGGAGTGCGCGCGGGCCATCGCCGCCCACGTCGACTGA